The Clostridioides difficile genome has a segment encoding these proteins:
- a CDS encoding TetR/AcrR family transcriptional regulator, whose protein sequence is MESKKLTRKEQASLTKQKLFENAICLFKEKGYDSTTVSEICFKSGVSKGTFYVHYESKEDIIRESYYFNLGAYIENEFNDYINQTPNISVVDKIIKFLTLELDFTSKTGYELTCLAYITNLSSCITSKNQHFQRRVFSEELKNLLDEAYKKNLIKNDLSVEEVFLYLETSVRGMMATWCFSNANFDIKTVGEKYILNILKSLIKI, encoded by the coding sequence ATGGAATCAAAAAAATTAACTCGTAAGGAGCAAGCTAGTTTAACAAAACAAAAGTTATTTGAAAATGCAATTTGTCTTTTTAAAGAAAAGGGATATGATTCTACTACTGTTAGCGAGATTTGTTTTAAATCTGGTGTATCAAAAGGAACTTTTTACGTTCATTATGAATCAAAAGAGGATATTATAAGAGAAAGTTACTATTTTAATCTAGGTGCATATATAGAGAATGAATTTAACGATTATATAAATCAAACTCCAAATATAAGTGTAGTGGATAAGATTATTAAGTTTCTTACATTAGAACTTGATTTTACAAGTAAGACTGGATATGAACTAACTTGTTTAGCCTATATCACAAATTTATCTTCATGTATTACAAGTAAAAATCAACATTTTCAAAGGCGTGTCTTCTCAGAAGAATTAAAAAATTTATTAGATGAAGCATATAAAAAAAATTTAATTAAAAATGATTTATCAGTAGAAGAAGTATTTTTATATTTAGAAACATCTGTTAGAGGAATGATGGCTACTTGGTGCTTTTCAAATGCAAATTTTGATATTAAGACTGTTGGAGAGAAATATATATTAAATATATTGAAAAGTTTAATAAAAATATAA